In the genome of Paramisgurnus dabryanus chromosome 18, PD_genome_1.1, whole genome shotgun sequence, one region contains:
- the LOC135721842 gene encoding beta-1,3-galactosyl-O-glycosyl-glycoprotein beta-1,6-N-acetylglucosaminyltransferase 4-like: protein MRRLRCRCNQIKVLFIFLTLTLLCVFIFREARVSERPRFIVKYGINCSAIYDMEPVEVGKSLVARKNKYVGPTDMNIVNATYDCDRFLASKGYNAKQSSESEREFPLAYSLVVHQNADLVERLLNAVYMPQNVYCIHYDLKSSYDFISAMQGLARCIPNVFIASKLERVQYASFSRLKADLNCLSDLLESEVKWKYVINLCGQDFPLRTNAELVSDLRMLNGKNMVESKRPWGKEWRWTFHHDLNGVSDNYDFPITTTEEKQPPPQNIEMFVGSAYFTLSREFALFVQLNSLVKDFLVWSEDTYSPDEHFWATLVRMPGAPGEVPRSDPDISELDSKTHLVKWSYLEEEGLYPPCSGEYIRSVCTYGAAELRWLLNYGHWFANKVDPNVDAIIIECLEEKLLEKQAVSKQK from the coding sequence ATGAGAAGATTGAGGTGTCGTTGCAACCAGATAAAGGTTCTCTTTATCTTTTTAACACTGACACTActatgtgtttttatttttcggGAAGCAAGAGTGTCTGAGAGGCCACGGTTCATAGTAAAATATGGCATTAACTGCTCAGCAATATATGACATGGAACCAGTGGAAGTGGGCAAGTCATTAGTTGCCCGAAAAAACAAATACGTGGGGCCAACTGACATGAATATTGTAAATGCCACCTATGACTGTGATCGGTTTCTTGCATCAAAGGGTTATAATGCAAAACAAAGCTCTGAGTCTGAGCGTGAATTTCCTCTGGCTTACTCTTTGGTTGTTCACCAGAATGCAGATCTTGTGGAGAGGTTGCTTAATGCCGTTTATATGCCACAAAATGTTTACTGCATACATTATGACCTAAAGTCCTCATATGACTTTATTTCAGCGATGCAAGGTCTGGCCCGCTGCATCCCTAACGTCTTCATTGCCTCAAAACTGGAGAGGGTGCAATATGCAAGCTTCTCTCGCCTCAAAGCAGATCTTAATTGTCTGTCTGATCTCCTGGAGTCTGAGGTGAAGTGGAAGTATGTCATCAATCTGTGTGGTCAGGACTTTCCACTGCGGACGAATGCTGAACTGGTGTCAGATCTAAGGATGCTTAATGGCAAGAACATGGTGGAGAGCAAGCGACCATGGGGAAAAGAATGGCGCTGGACTTTTCACCATGATCTAAATGGCGTATCTGATAACTACGATTTTCCTATTACTACTACTGAGGAGAAGCAACCACCACCTCAAAACATCGAAATGTTTGTGGGCAGTGCATACTTTACACTCTCACGGGAATTTGCACTTTTTGTTCAGCTGAATTCTCTAGTCAAAGATTTCTTGGTTTGGTCTGAGGACACATACTCACCTGATGAACATTTTTGGGCAACTCTGGTTCGTATGCCTGGAGCTCCAGGAGAGGTACCAAGATCCGACCCAGACATTTCAGAACTAGACAGTAAAACCCACCTAGTAAAATGGTCTTATTTGGAAGAAGAAGGTCTTTACCCACCATGTTCTGGGGAGTATATACGGTCTGTGTGTACTTATGGTGCTGCTGAGCTCCGATGGCTTCTTAACTATGGCCACTGGTTTGCTAATAAAGTGGACCCAAATGTGGATGCAATTATTATTGAATGTTTAGAGGAGAAGCTGTTAGAAAAACAGGCAgtgtcaaaacaaaaataa